From Desulfuribacillus stibiiarsenatis, a single genomic window includes:
- a CDS encoding sodium:solute symporter family protein: protein MDMQFITSVGLIVASFALYIGIAIFNRAKQTSDFYVASRGVPPIWNGMAIAGDWMSAASFIGMAGTVMIMGYDGLAYIMGWTGGYLLLTFLLAPQLRKYGRYTVPEFIGDRFDSHTARLIAALGTMVISFIYIVGQLSGAGVVLGRLFEIDTMVGTMIGVVIITIYATFGGMKGITWTQVAQFIVLIVAYLIPVIFMSLQITGNPLPWMSYGQVVGKIGELDRDLGITEFFVPFASSSKMQFIALMFCLMAGTAALPHVIVRFYTVSTMKAARWSGAWALMFICMLYLTAPAYAAFSRFILMTQVAGKAFTELPGWTKAWIDTGKLKLADLNADGILQWTEIKMSNDIVVMATPEIAELGVFVIGLVAAGAMAAALSTAGGLLIAISSSFAHDIYYRLINPKASEQKRLLIARLSIAVATVVAGIVALDPPGVITQIVAWAFSLASAGFFPVLFLGVWWKRANAQGAIAGMLTGLLISATYIILAKNFGVRLFGIADTGAGLVGAPISLIVMYVVSMMTPAPAQKLQEEVMDLRYPEQMTFKDGEVWLDEPAR from the coding sequence ATGGATATGCAATTTATTACGAGTGTCGGACTTATCGTAGCATCATTTGCACTATATATAGGAATTGCAATATTTAATCGAGCAAAACAAACTTCGGATTTTTATGTAGCAAGTCGTGGGGTACCGCCGATTTGGAACGGTATGGCGATTGCAGGTGACTGGATGAGTGCTGCTTCCTTTATTGGTATGGCAGGAACGGTAATGATTATGGGATATGATGGTCTAGCGTATATAATGGGTTGGACCGGTGGTTATCTATTATTAACATTCTTATTAGCACCACAACTTCGCAAATATGGCCGTTATACAGTGCCAGAATTTATCGGTGACCGCTTTGACAGCCATACGGCGCGTTTGATTGCAGCGCTTGGGACAATGGTCATCAGCTTCATCTATATTGTAGGTCAGCTTTCTGGCGCAGGGGTTGTACTTGGCCGATTGTTTGAAATTGATACTATGGTTGGAACGATGATTGGTGTTGTCATTATCACGATATATGCAACATTTGGTGGAATGAAGGGTATCACTTGGACACAGGTAGCGCAATTTATAGTTTTGATTGTTGCGTATCTAATTCCAGTAATCTTCATGTCGCTACAAATCACAGGAAATCCATTACCATGGATGAGTTATGGGCAAGTCGTCGGGAAAATCGGTGAACTTGACCGTGATCTCGGGATTACAGAATTCTTCGTTCCGTTCGCATCCTCTAGTAAGATGCAGTTCATTGCACTTATGTTTTGCTTAATGGCGGGTACGGCTGCACTGCCACACGTCATTGTACGTTTTTACACAGTTTCAACAATGAAGGCAGCTCGTTGGAGTGGTGCTTGGGCACTCATGTTCATCTGTATGCTGTACCTAACAGCTCCAGCATATGCAGCGTTCTCTAGATTTATCTTAATGACACAGGTAGCAGGAAAAGCGTTTACGGAACTACCTGGTTGGACGAAAGCTTGGATTGACACTGGAAAATTAAAACTTGCAGATTTAAATGCCGATGGCATTCTACAATGGACTGAAATTAAGATGAGTAATGATATCGTTGTTATGGCAACTCCAGAGATTGCAGAATTAGGGGTATTCGTAATCGGTCTAGTTGCAGCAGGAGCGATGGCAGCAGCATTATCTACTGCTGGAGGCTTACTAATTGCTATATCGTCTTCCTTTGCCCATGACATCTACTATCGACTCATCAATCCGAAGGCAAGTGAGCAGAAGCGTTTGTTAATTGCCCGATTATCGATTGCTGTTGCTACGGTAGTAGCGGGTATCGTTGCCCTAGATCCACCAGGAGTTATCACGCAAATCGTTGCTTGGGCATTCTCGTTGGCCTCAGCAGGTTTCTTCCCAGTCTTATTCCTAGGAGTGTGGTGGAAACGCGCAAACGCACAGGGCGCTATTGCTGGAATGCTAACAGGACTTTTAATCAGCGCGACGTATATTATATTAGCGAAAAATTTCGGTGTACGATTGTTCGGAATTGCAGATACGGGAGCAGGGTTAGTAGGTGCACCAATTAGCTTAATCGTAATGTATGTAGTATCTATGATGACACCAGCGCCAGCACAAAAATTACAAGAGGAAGTTATGGATCTACGTTACCCAGAGCAAATGACGTTCAAAGATGGGGAAGTGTGGTTAGATGAACCAGCACGCTAA
- a CDS encoding DUF294 nucleotidyltransferase-like domain-containing protein has product MNQHANPNKSVNYEALFKHPLFQGVSLEQLRLLLQYCEVRMYTRAEKIFHAKTPRDGIVLLMQGMVEVYVEHGTNEKEDVIEVVHANDVFGLSCIADFLGESHHHHSYNNVGVRAVEESTCLKIPFSVLEIRWAEESVRDYLMRKMAVRLKDVYGSLAEFAQLAKQWGESETFTRRVMDFMSHPVLTIEQQKTIRDVAKTMVDNRVSSVIIMDDGELTGIVTEKDLVSRMIATGGNLDKPITSIMTHKPCTISKYAYYYEALSLFLTENVKHLPVVENNKIVGLVTLSDLFRRKNRGTVKILQTIEDSNETNLLDVKDAIYDVLNSLINDGIPVTHILETITNLFDRLVKHCIDLAIESLDKQGHGKPLVPFCWFQMGSGGRREQFILTDQDHFLVYQEIDEMQGDPQAEAQNEQAEWYFSFLGEEIVKFLEMAGYHRCKGDMMSNNPIWRGSLSKWEERLRSWMLRSTNEKIMVANNFFSYRFVYGDQPLYEEFLHTIKQQLSRSSIFLYRMAELEKLNPVSQVGAPIRSLFGFEKKNLDLKKEVLFQFHHAIQILSLKYGIIDGTPTQRIRQLVDKQVMTNEFADDILTAYASVMRVRVEHAWGRFRRNEESNSVVPFNQLKNRDKEELVSALKTMRSLQGHMLIEFGL; this is encoded by the coding sequence ATGAACCAGCACGCTAATCCGAATAAAAGCGTAAATTATGAAGCATTATTCAAGCATCCACTGTTCCAGGGAGTTTCCCTGGAACAGTTACGCCTGTTATTACAGTATTGTGAAGTGCGCATGTATACTAGGGCAGAGAAGATTTTTCATGCCAAGACGCCGCGCGATGGTATCGTACTGCTTATGCAAGGCATGGTAGAGGTTTATGTGGAACACGGCACGAATGAAAAGGAAGATGTCATAGAGGTTGTTCATGCTAATGATGTATTCGGCTTGTCATGTATTGCTGATTTCTTAGGGGAAAGCCATCACCACCATTCCTATAATAACGTTGGGGTAAGGGCTGTAGAAGAATCGACGTGTTTGAAAATACCGTTTTCAGTACTGGAAATTCGTTGGGCAGAGGAATCAGTTAGAGATTATCTAATGCGCAAGATGGCCGTGCGTCTGAAGGACGTGTATGGTTCATTGGCAGAATTCGCCCAGCTTGCGAAGCAGTGGGGTGAAAGTGAGACCTTCACACGTCGAGTTATGGATTTCATGAGTCATCCCGTGTTGACAATCGAACAACAGAAAACGATTCGTGACGTAGCTAAAACCATGGTAGACAATCGAGTTAGCTCAGTGATTATCATGGATGACGGAGAGTTGACGGGAATTGTGACAGAAAAGGACCTGGTCAGTAGAATGATTGCTACTGGTGGGAATCTTGACAAACCGATTACAAGTATTATGACGCATAAACCGTGCACAATCTCTAAATATGCGTACTATTATGAAGCATTGTCACTATTTCTAACGGAAAATGTGAAACACTTACCAGTGGTAGAGAATAATAAAATCGTGGGTCTCGTTACCTTATCAGACTTGTTCCGCAGGAAAAATCGCGGCACAGTAAAGATATTACAGACGATTGAAGACTCTAACGAAACGAATCTACTAGATGTGAAAGATGCTATTTACGATGTGCTAAACTCGTTGATTAACGACGGGATTCCTGTAACTCATATACTGGAGACGATTACGAATCTGTTCGACCGATTAGTCAAACATTGTATTGATTTAGCGATTGAATCATTGGATAAACAAGGTCACGGAAAGCCGCTAGTGCCGTTTTGTTGGTTTCAGATGGGTAGCGGTGGTCGAAGGGAACAATTTATCCTAACCGATCAAGATCATTTCCTCGTCTACCAAGAAATCGATGAAATGCAAGGAGATCCACAAGCGGAAGCACAGAACGAGCAAGCGGAGTGGTATTTCTCGTTCCTTGGTGAAGAAATCGTTAAGTTTCTAGAGATGGCAGGGTATCATCGTTGTAAGGGTGATATGATGTCCAATAACCCGATTTGGAGAGGCAGCCTTTCGAAATGGGAAGAGCGCCTAAGAAGCTGGATGCTACGTTCAACGAATGAGAAGATTATGGTTGCGAACAACTTCTTCTCGTATCGCTTTGTATATGGCGATCAGCCACTTTATGAAGAATTTCTGCATACCATAAAGCAACAGCTTTCCAGGTCCAGTATCTTTTTATACCGCATGGCAGAGTTAGAAAAGCTCAACCCCGTAAGTCAAGTTGGAGCACCGATTCGTTCACTCTTTGGTTTCGAAAAGAAAAATCTTGACCTAAAAAAGGAAGTATTATTCCAATTTCACCATGCGATTCAGATTCTTTCACTGAAATACGGGATTATTGATGGGACACCAACGCAAAGGATTCGTCAGCTTGTGGATAAACAAGTCATGACCAACGAGTTTGCCGATGATATATTGACGGCATATGCAAGTGTCATGCGTGTCCGAGTAGAGCATGCGTGGGGTCGCTTCCGTCGCAACGAAGAAAGTAATTCCGTGGTTCCATTCAACCAATTAAAGAATAGGGATAAGGAAGAATTAGTCAGTGCATTAAAGACTATGCGTTCTTTACAAGGTCATATGCTAATAGAATTTGGCCTTTAA
- a CDS encoding 3'-5' exonuclease: protein MFWKKKQYTYELDDDIPLLTPVERLSFIVFDTETTGFQITSKDRLLEIGAVFVNHLEVTDISFQTYINPQRDIPDLIKELTGITEEKVKDAPVALEGIQSFFLYVEKNRCCALVAHCLAFDLQVIERELKLSGFGCCKPKSLDTMDLLQILGLFKQGKDLEAYAVDFGIPVHGRHTALGDAVTTAHLLCELLKRVKRRYKTWGELLFALESRKRASGMF, encoded by the coding sequence ATGTTTTGGAAAAAGAAACAATATACCTATGAACTCGACGATGACATTCCACTGTTAACCCCAGTGGAACGTTTGTCGTTCATTGTTTTTGATACAGAGACTACAGGTTTTCAGATTACGTCGAAAGATCGACTGCTTGAGATAGGGGCTGTCTTTGTCAATCATCTGGAAGTGACGGATATTTCTTTTCAGACGTATATTAATCCGCAAAGGGATATACCGGATCTTATTAAAGAGTTAACGGGTATTACGGAAGAAAAAGTAAAGGATGCCCCTGTTGCACTGGAAGGCATCCAAAGCTTCTTTCTGTATGTAGAGAAAAATCGCTGCTGTGCACTGGTGGCACACTGTCTTGCTTTTGATTTACAAGTTATCGAGAGGGAATTAAAGCTATCTGGTTTTGGCTGTTGTAAACCGAAAAGTCTAGATACGATGGACTTACTACAAATCCTTGGGTTATTTAAACAGGGAAAAGACCTTGAGGCGTATGCAGTTGACTTCGGGATTCCTGTCCATGGTCGCCATACAGCCTTGGGGGATGCGGTTACAACCGCACATCTTTTGTGTGAATTGTTGAAAAGAGTAAAGCGGCGTTATAAAACATGGGGTGAGCTTTTGTTTGCATTAGAAAGCCGCAAACGAGCGTCAGGGATGTTCTAG
- a CDS encoding methyltransferase yields the protein MLILEMMIISLGIYIVSSITFFTVKYGISPMPTSAEVRKRVFQLIEEKHTKKPIRTIVDLGSGWGSLAIPLAKAMPHVTIYAYETSHIPYLYCKLRLYFSPQENLILQKVDFFSVPLQSYDIILCYLYPKAMKKLRSKFEQELNASHIVISHTFSVPTWKANEVWQINDLFRTKIYLYERRLP from the coding sequence ATGCTAATTCTTGAAATGATGATCATATCGCTTGGGATTTATATAGTTTCTTCCATCACTTTCTTTACAGTAAAATATGGCATATCGCCGATGCCTACATCTGCAGAAGTGCGCAAGCGTGTGTTCCAACTGATTGAGGAAAAACATACGAAAAAACCCATTAGAACCATCGTAGACTTAGGTTCTGGATGGGGCTCTTTAGCGATACCATTAGCAAAAGCAATGCCCCATGTGACAATTTATGCCTATGAAACATCGCATATCCCTTACCTATATTGCAAGTTACGATTATACTTTTCCCCTCAGGAAAATCTCATCTTGCAAAAGGTAGACTTCTTTTCCGTACCATTACAGTCCTATGATATTATTCTGTGCTACTTATATCCGAAAGCAATGAAAAAGCTCCGTTCAAAATTTGAACAGGAGCTAAATGCAAGTCATATCGTGATTAGTCATACGTTTTCCGTGCCAACATGGAAGGCAAATGAAGTATGGCAAATAAATGACTTGTTCCGCACGAAAATCTATCTATATGAACGTAGACTACCTTAA
- the sfsA gene encoding DNA/RNA nuclease SfsA encodes MTKLNFPTLTKGIYIQKRNRFIAEVQLDGAMIDVHLPTTGRLDTVLAHGAICYLKPSTNPNRKTAYSLFLVEVEDGTLVCIDALVANQMTALILQKQLINGVPEGDIKAEVGFDQHRFDFVVHNIVEQDFSVTHIIEVKSVTMAHRGIAMFPDAPTERGQKHIAKLIELQKKEQFQTHIVFVIQRNDAESFAPCVDRDPKFAQLLQQAKDNGTMIHVCFTRVSPKSMELVKESSLLC; translated from the coding sequence ATGACAAAATTAAACTTTCCTACCCTCACCAAAGGGATTTATATTCAGAAACGCAACCGCTTTATTGCTGAAGTGCAATTAGATGGTGCTATGATTGATGTTCATCTGCCAACTACTGGACGATTAGATACAGTGCTCGCGCATGGGGCTATCTGTTATCTAAAACCTTCGACGAATCCCAATCGTAAAACAGCGTACTCTCTTTTTCTCGTAGAGGTAGAAGATGGTACCCTAGTATGTATCGATGCATTGGTTGCCAATCAAATGACTGCCCTAATTTTACAAAAGCAACTAATAAATGGAGTACCAGAAGGGGATATTAAAGCAGAGGTTGGGTTCGATCAGCATCGCTTTGATTTTGTCGTGCACAACATTGTCGAGCAAGACTTTTCCGTAACCCACATTATCGAGGTTAAATCAGTTACGATGGCGCATCGTGGAATTGCAATGTTCCCTGATGCCCCTACGGAACGCGGACAAAAGCATATTGCAAAATTGATAGAACTGCAAAAAAAAGAGCAGTTCCAAACGCACATCGTATTCGTTATCCAGCGTAATGATGCCGAATCTTTTGCACCTTGTGTCGACAGAGATCCTAAGTTCGCTCAATTACTTCAACAAGCAAAAGATAATGGTACGATGATTCATGTTTGCTTCACTCGTGTCTCTCCAAAGTCGATGGAGTTAGTAAAGGAGTCTTCATTGTTATGCTAA
- a CDS encoding ABC transporter ATP-binding protein, which produces MDQSIIFTANKVSKWYQMGEVRVEALKEASFEVYKGEFIVVLGPSGSGKSTMLNVIGGMDKVSGGELHYHGSPLHKASERMLTKYRREAVGFVFQHYNLMSNLTALENVNLSVEISRNPLSAMEVLKDVGLAERADHFPSQLSGGEQQRVAIARAIAKNPEILLCDEPTGALDYKTGIHVLRLLRKFNVEYQKTVMVITHNASIADMADRVFTMKDGKLADIRVNQNPVAPEEVSW; this is translated from the coding sequence ATGGATCAATCCATCATATTTACGGCGAATAAGGTGAGTAAATGGTACCAAATGGGGGAAGTCCGTGTCGAAGCATTGAAAGAGGCTAGCTTTGAAGTATATAAAGGTGAGTTTATTGTGGTCTTGGGCCCGAGCGGCTCTGGAAAAAGCACAATGCTAAATGTCATAGGCGGTATGGATAAGGTTAGTGGCGGGGAATTACACTACCATGGGAGCCCTTTACATAAAGCGAGTGAAAGAATGTTAACGAAATATCGCCGCGAGGCGGTAGGGTTTGTGTTTCAACATTATAATTTAATGTCGAATCTCACGGCCCTAGAAAACGTCAACCTATCGGTGGAAATTTCGCGAAACCCGCTTTCTGCCATGGAAGTATTAAAAGATGTTGGATTAGCAGAGCGTGCCGATCATTTTCCCTCCCAATTATCTGGTGGGGAGCAGCAACGTGTGGCAATCGCCCGTGCTATTGCCAAAAATCCAGAGATATTATTATGTGACGAACCAACGGGAGCACTTGATTATAAAACGGGCATCCACGTATTAAGACTCTTAAGAAAGTTCAATGTGGAATACCAAAAAACAGTGATGGTCATTACCCACAATGCAAGCATTGCAGATATGGCTGACCGTGTATTTACTATGAAGGATGGAAAGCTTGCAGATATACGCGTAAATCAAAATCCAGTGGCACCGGAAGAGGTGAGCTGGTAG
- a CDS encoding ABC transporter permease: MLWRKLRRDLWLNKAAYISCLAVIVIGLMVYTSIAIVYENLESAKERFYSEQNFADGFVKLEGMPISQLKSLEKIDGIAQIEGRIVQDVRVYAPDRTESVYLRLVSVNTEKADGVNRVHVLEGTHLSSRIENILLDPAFAKANQIELGSGITAIIEGKKVDFTVNGHGQSPEFVYAMRSMQDIYPAPETFGIAYAPLDVMMKLFQGGSTFNDIVFTVRDGYTYEQVEEQIKPRLKKYGLQYIIPRKDQMSNVILTQELTQLESMVATVPVIFLGVAAMVLYIMLRRMVEQQRGQIGTLKAFGYTEREILFHYLSYGMVIGLIGGILGGLAGSALSFPMTQLYQQFFALPGLKSEFSMRYFFFGILLSLIFSIIAAYQGSKGLLRLQPAEAMRPPTPPKAKKIVIEHLPFVWSLLTVQGKMATRNMFRNKLRSVFILIGVAFSFSMIAVSVYLYSMGDVIFKDQFTKVQTYDVKIALVRPAYQQLLEKELWRTEGVKKVEAMLEVPVSLENQWLKKDVVMLGLANNSSLYRVLDSDGNEVTLKPHGIYLTQNLAQALDIGVGREVLLESPYLKEESLQVPVAGIITQNIGSNAFMDYSYMTELLGHGPIATSMLLNIPSEDIANLKKNYQESPIIGGIEDKGQTMRQITELIESYSFTSWILVFFAGICGFAIIYSSSIIALSERQRELASLRVLGMSSKEAFEVLSFEQWVISGIAMLVGIPLSFSMLEGLAQSIDSDIMSIPVYFEPITFVYAAIGTVISILIAQYTTYSRIRKLVLADVLKERD, encoded by the coding sequence GTGTTATGGCGCAAGTTACGTAGGGACCTTTGGTTGAATAAGGCTGCATATATTTCATGCTTGGCGGTCATTGTGATTGGTCTCATGGTATACACATCGATTGCCATCGTGTATGAGAATTTAGAATCAGCGAAGGAACGATTTTATTCAGAGCAGAACTTTGCGGATGGATTTGTCAAACTGGAAGGAATGCCGATTTCACAACTGAAGAGTTTAGAGAAGATTGATGGGATAGCACAGATTGAAGGAAGAATCGTGCAAGATGTAAGGGTGTACGCACCAGACCGAACGGAAAGCGTGTATTTGCGCCTAGTTTCTGTCAACACAGAGAAAGCTGATGGTGTCAATCGAGTGCACGTGCTTGAAGGCACTCACTTATCTTCGCGAATTGAGAATATTTTGCTTGACCCAGCATTTGCAAAGGCGAATCAAATAGAGTTAGGATCTGGAATCACAGCTATAATAGAAGGGAAAAAGGTTGACTTCACGGTCAATGGGCATGGGCAAAGCCCTGAATTCGTATATGCCATGCGTTCTATGCAAGACATTTACCCAGCACCGGAGACATTTGGTATAGCTTACGCGCCCCTTGATGTGATGATGAAGCTATTTCAAGGCGGAAGTACCTTCAATGATATTGTATTTACGGTGAGGGATGGATATACATACGAACAAGTAGAAGAACAAATCAAACCAAGGCTTAAGAAGTATGGCTTACAATATATCATTCCTAGAAAAGATCAAATGAGTAACGTGATCTTAACACAAGAACTTACGCAATTGGAGTCAATGGTTGCAACTGTTCCTGTGATTTTTCTAGGTGTCGCGGCGATGGTCTTATATATTATGCTACGTAGAATGGTAGAACAGCAACGCGGACAGATTGGCACATTAAAAGCGTTTGGATATACAGAACGAGAGATTCTTTTCCATTATTTGTCCTATGGTATGGTGATTGGACTGATTGGCGGAATTCTTGGAGGATTAGCAGGTAGTGCATTATCGTTTCCGATGACACAGTTATACCAGCAATTCTTTGCTTTGCCAGGATTGAAGAGTGAATTTTCGATGCGTTATTTCTTTTTTGGTATCCTTTTGTCCTTAATTTTTAGCATAATAGCAGCGTATCAAGGGAGCAAAGGGTTGTTGCGGCTTCAACCGGCAGAAGCTATGCGGCCACCAACACCCCCGAAAGCAAAGAAGATTGTAATCGAGCATTTACCTTTTGTTTGGTCATTACTGACAGTGCAAGGAAAAATGGCAACACGTAATATGTTTCGAAATAAGCTGCGTAGCGTATTTATTCTTATTGGAGTTGCTTTTTCATTCAGTATGATTGCAGTATCTGTCTATTTATATAGCATGGGGGATGTGATTTTTAAGGACCAATTTACGAAAGTTCAGACCTATGATGTGAAAATAGCTTTAGTAAGACCTGCATATCAGCAATTATTAGAAAAAGAACTATGGCGTACAGAAGGTGTAAAGAAAGTGGAGGCAATGCTGGAAGTACCAGTGTCTCTAGAAAATCAATGGCTCAAAAAAGATGTTGTAATGCTGGGGCTAGCGAATAACTCTAGTCTGTATCGGGTGCTTGATTCGGATGGCAATGAAGTCACATTAAAGCCCCATGGAATCTATCTAACCCAAAATCTAGCACAAGCGTTAGATATAGGGGTCGGTAGGGAGGTACTATTAGAAAGTCCCTATCTTAAAGAGGAGAGTCTGCAAGTTCCTGTAGCAGGAATCATCACACAGAATATCGGGTCTAATGCCTTTATGGATTATTCGTATATGACGGAGTTGCTCGGTCACGGCCCGATTGCTACATCGATGTTATTAAATATTCCTAGTGAAGATATTGCGAATCTGAAGAAGAACTACCAGGAATCACCGATTATTGGAGGCATTGAAGACAAAGGACAAACGATGAGGCAAATTACAGAATTGATAGAGTCATACTCTTTTACCAGCTGGATTCTAGTGTTTTTCGCAGGGATTTGTGGGTTTGCTATTATCTATAGCTCTAGTATTATTGCCTTATCGGAAAGACAAAGGGAGTTAGCTTCCCTTCGAGTGTTAGGAATGTCGTCTAAGGAAGCCTTTGAAGTCCTTAGTTTTGAACAGTGGGTTATTTCAGGGATAGCGATGCTAGTAGGAATACCACTTTCGTTTTCTATGTTAGAGGGATTGGCGCAATCAATCGATTCAGATATTATGTCGATACCAGTATACTTCGAGCCGATTACATTCGTGTATGCGGCAATCGGGACTGTGATTTCCATTCTTATCGCACAGTATACGACGTATTCAAGAATTCGAAAGCTCGTATTAGCCGATGTTCTTAAAGAGAGGGATTAG
- a CDS encoding efflux RND transporter periplasmic adaptor subunit has protein sequence MKKWIKWGLFVIIGVAIAFYMYQESNKPLEVDIMQVAWQSLEEKIEEEATVVAVHDRSVYSLTPGKVDKVYFKEGAQVKKGALLFQIDNRELGYQISQLKAQLISLEGQERQMYPELRPSQIRSQELAIEQARIQLESAKEDVIKVEALYEAGAISQEMYLQAQRAVVTLSNQLAQQEQALEVLKDRAIPTSGIDQQFMGQRELVQAQIALAEYQLSNTRIYAPIGGIVQEKYIEEGMVIPPGFAAFTIYDGTQFELETLVLMEDIVDLEVGIPVTITQPRKTGDIEFPGVVRVIASTAQPTVSTLGLKETRVKVSISIDHKDIPAGVRLGLGYVFDVAFVTHQETNQLIIPKTSIFTYDGADAVWVVKDGVAEIQKIHKGFESADRVVVEQGLELGQQMIRNPRIDGLKPGVLVIAKEG, from the coding sequence ATGAAGAAATGGATTAAGTGGGGATTATTCGTGATTATAGGTGTGGCCATTGCGTTTTATATGTATCAAGAATCGAATAAACCATTAGAAGTAGATATCATGCAAGTCGCTTGGCAATCGTTAGAAGAAAAGATTGAAGAAGAAGCAACCGTCGTCGCAGTGCATGATCGGTCTGTATACTCATTAACACCAGGAAAAGTAGATAAAGTCTATTTCAAGGAAGGCGCTCAAGTGAAAAAAGGAGCACTCCTATTTCAAATCGACAATCGAGAACTTGGCTACCAAATTTCTCAATTAAAAGCGCAACTAATCAGCCTTGAGGGACAAGAGCGACAAATGTACCCCGAATTACGACCGAGTCAAATTCGCAGTCAGGAGTTAGCCATTGAGCAAGCGAGAATCCAACTCGAATCGGCAAAAGAGGATGTCATAAAAGTGGAAGCACTCTACGAAGCAGGGGCGATTAGTCAAGAAATGTATCTCCAAGCACAAAGGGCTGTGGTGACACTGAGTAATCAACTCGCCCAACAGGAGCAAGCGTTGGAAGTATTGAAAGACAGAGCAATTCCAACCTCAGGGATCGACCAGCAATTTATGGGCCAAAGGGAGCTTGTTCAAGCACAAATTGCGCTAGCGGAGTATCAGTTATCGAATACACGTATCTATGCTCCAATCGGGGGTATTGTACAAGAGAAATACATTGAAGAGGGAATGGTCATCCCGCCAGGGTTTGCAGCTTTTACAATTTATGATGGAACCCAATTTGAATTAGAGACGTTGGTACTCATGGAAGATATAGTCGATTTAGAGGTTGGCATACCAGTTACCATTACACAACCTCGTAAAACAGGAGATATTGAGTTTCCGGGAGTTGTGCGTGTCATCGCATCGACTGCTCAACCAACGGTTTCTACTCTAGGACTAAAAGAAACTCGCGTCAAGGTTTCAATTTCCATAGACCACAAAGATATTCCAGCGGGAGTTAGGCTGGGGCTTGGATATGTGTTTGATGTAGCGTTTGTTACCCATCAAGAAACGAATCAATTGATTATACCTAAAACATCAATCTTTACTTACGATGGTGCGGATGCCGTATGGGTTGTCAAGGATGGTGTAGCAGAAATTCAGAAAATTCATAAGGGGTTTGAATCGGCGGATCGAGTAGTAGTAGAGCAAGGTCTAGAGCTAGGGCAGCAAATGATACGGAATCCCCGCATCGATGGATTAAAACCCGGTGTCTTAGTGATTGCTAAGGAAGGTTAG